From Vitis vinifera cultivar Pinot Noir 40024 chromosome 3, ASM3070453v1, the proteins below share one genomic window:
- the LOC100258841 gene encoding mitochondrial phosphate carrier protein 1, mitochondrial, translating to MMRVEGRAYQELSPSYYGICTVGGMLSAGTIHLAITPLDVLKVNMQVNPIKYNSITSGLNTLWKEQGPSALWRGWSGKLFGYGVQGGCKFGLYEYFKRIYSDVLVDQNRSVIFFVSSASAQVFADVALCPFEAVKVRVQTQPHFAKGLADGFPKLYATEGLSGFYKGLFPLWGRNLPFSMTMFSTFEHSIDFIYDNIIQKKKEDCSVAQQLGVTCLAGYAAGAFGTLISNPADNIVSSLYNKNAENVLQAAKNIGFANLFTRSLPLRITFVGPVVTLQWFFYDTIKVLSGFPTSGGPVRHIEEADRSA from the exons ATGATGAGGGTTGAAGGAAGGGCGTATCAGGAGTTGTCACCTAGTTACTATGGGATTTGTACAGTTGGAGGAATGCTCAGTGCCGGAACGATCCATCTCGCTATCACTCCTCTGGACGTCTTGAAAGTGAATATGCAG GTGAACCCAATCAAGTATAATAGTATTACATCAGGTTTGAATACCCTCTGGAAAGAACAAGGTCCTTCTGCCCTATGGAGGGGTTGGTCCGGCAAGTTATTTGGATATGGTGTTCAAGGGGGCTGCAAATTTGGTCTCTATGAATACTTCAAGAGGATTTACTCAGATGTGTTGGTAGATCAAAACAGGAGTGTCATATTCTTTGTCAGCAGTGCTTCTGCTCAAGTATTTGCTGATGTAGCCCTCTGCCCTTTTGAGGCTGTCAAAGTCCGAGTTCAAACACAGCCCCATTTCGCAAAGGGCTTGGCTGATGGGTTCCCAAAATTATATGCAACTGAAGGGCTCTCTGG CTTTTACAAAGGACTTTTTCCGCTTTGGGGGCGTAATCTTCCAT TCTCTATGACGATGTTTTCAACATTTGAGCATTCAATAGACTTCATATATGACAACattatccaaaaaaagaaagaagattgCTCAGTGGCCCAGCAGCTTGGCGTGACATGTTTGGCGGGCTATGCAGCTGGAGCTTTTGGTACCTTAATCTCTAACCCTGCGGACAACATTGTTTCCTCCCTTTATAACAAAAACGCAGAAAATGTGTTGCAG gcTGCGAAGAATATTGGGTTTGCTAATTTGTTTACTAGGAGTCTTCCTCTTCGAATTACATTTGTGGGGCCTGTTGTGACATTGCAGTGGTTCTTTTACGACACCATTAAAGTTCTAAGTGGATT ccCTACAAGTGGAGGGCCTGTCAGGCATATCGAAGAAGCTGATAGATCCGCTTAA